One part of the Caproiciproducens sp. CPB-2 genome encodes these proteins:
- a CDS encoding LDCC motif putative metal-binding protein, with the protein MLKIFRRMKASVKRSLDRMAKENEKQFGGGVPDCCKMNRQANGRPRK; encoded by the coding sequence ATGCTGAAAATTTTTAGACGGATGAAAGCATCCGTCAAACGCTCGTTGGACCGTATGGCAAAGGAAAACGAGAAGCAGTTCGGCGGCGGGGTGCCCGACTGCTGCAAAATGAACCGTCAGGCCAACGGACGGCCAAGAAAATAA
- a CDS encoding response regulator transcription factor yields MNRNRKRILVVDDEPKIVEVVTSYLEKSGYAVRGVFSGKEAYESFEREKPSLVILDWMLPDTTGEEICRTLRQKSDVPIIMLTAKVEEEDILRGLQIGADDYVTKPFSPRQLVARVEAVLRRTEGNSSPVLSFRRGELIVDMDGYDVMLSGRPAGLTPNEFRIVGALARHPNKVFTREELIAIVSGDDFNGFDRVIDTHIKNIRQKIETDTRNPEYILTVHGVGYKFGGD; encoded by the coding sequence TTGAACCGGAACAGAAAGCGGATTTTGGTTGTGGACGACGAGCCGAAAATTGTGGAGGTCGTGACGTCCTATCTTGAAAAAAGCGGATACGCCGTGCGCGGCGTTTTCAGCGGAAAAGAAGCCTATGAAAGCTTTGAAAGGGAGAAGCCGTCCCTTGTGATCCTCGACTGGATGCTCCCGGACACTACGGGGGAGGAAATCTGCCGGACGCTGCGGCAGAAGTCCGACGTCCCCATCATCATGCTGACCGCCAAGGTGGAGGAAGAGGACATCCTGCGCGGGCTGCAGATCGGCGCGGACGATTACGTGACCAAACCGTTCAGCCCCCGTCAGCTTGTGGCGCGGGTGGAGGCGGTTCTTCGCAGGACGGAAGGCAATTCGTCCCCGGTCCTTTCTTTCCGCCGGGGAGAACTGATCGTGGATATGGACGGTTACGACGTCATGCTGAGCGGCCGTCCGGCCGGTCTGACCCCCAATGAATTCAGAATTGTCGGCGCGCTGGCAAGGCACCCGAACAAGGTGTTTACCCGCGAAGAACTGATCGCCATTGTCAGCGGAGACGATTTTAACGGATTTGACAGGGTCATCGATACCCATATTAAAAATATCCGCCAGAAGATCGAAACGGACACCAGAAATCCGGAGTACATCCTGACGGTTCACGGAGTCGGATACAAGTTCGGAGGCGATTGA
- a CDS encoding sensor histidine kinase, whose protein sequence is MSLLMVAIISFCINVLLQNRFQDYVINQREQRNSEIVSMIEKQYNGLNGGWNTNVIENIGVNALEQGVIVRLKNAEGKTVWDATVHNNGLCVQMLTHMSENMNSRYPGFKGGYEQKTYSVKAGAKEVGHVELGYYGPYYFTDNDIAFLNSVNTILIAVGILSLVMALILGTFMAKRVSGPISKSIRAAGQIAKGNFRQRITESSGTREMARLTDTINYLADSLEKQQDLRKRMTADVAHELRTPLANLQSSMEAMLDGIWEPDEARLESCHEEIIRLNRLVGDLEKLERYEAENASLSLSEFDVSDLIRHILHNFESEFRKKGVALSFEGEEEILRADRDKISQVVTNLVSNALKYTPEGGQVRVRVRAAEHSTELIVSDSGKGIPPEDLPYIFERFYRADRSRNRLTGGLGLGLTITKAIVEAHRGTVEVVSEVDRGTTFTVSLPKSG, encoded by the coding sequence ATGTCGCTTCTGATGGTCGCGATTATCAGCTTCTGCATCAATGTTCTGCTGCAGAACCGTTTTCAGGACTATGTCATCAACCAGCGGGAGCAGAGGAACAGCGAAATCGTCAGTATGATCGAAAAGCAGTATAACGGGCTGAACGGCGGCTGGAATACGAACGTCATTGAAAATATCGGCGTGAACGCCCTGGAACAGGGAGTCATTGTCAGGCTGAAAAACGCGGAAGGGAAAACGGTGTGGGACGCCACGGTCCACAATAACGGCCTCTGCGTACAGATGCTGACCCATATGTCCGAAAATATGAACAGCCGCTATCCCGGCTTCAAGGGCGGGTATGAGCAGAAGACGTATTCCGTCAAGGCCGGCGCAAAGGAAGTCGGGCACGTCGAGCTGGGGTATTACGGCCCTTATTATTTTACGGATAACGACATCGCTTTCCTGAACAGCGTCAACACTATCCTGATTGCGGTGGGCATTTTGTCGCTTGTAATGGCGCTGATTCTGGGGACCTTTATGGCGAAGCGGGTGAGCGGGCCGATCTCCAAGTCCATCCGTGCCGCGGGGCAGATCGCAAAGGGGAATTTTCGGCAGAGAATCACGGAAAGCTCCGGAACGAGGGAAATGGCGCGCCTGACGGATACCATCAACTATCTGGCGGACTCTCTGGAGAAGCAGCAGGATTTAAGGAAGCGGATGACCGCCGACGTCGCGCATGAGCTGAGGACGCCCTTGGCGAACCTGCAAAGCTCCATGGAGGCAATGCTCGACGGGATCTGGGAGCCGGACGAGGCCCGGCTGGAAAGCTGCCATGAAGAAATCATCCGGCTGAACCGCTTGGTCGGCGACCTGGAAAAGCTGGAACGGTATGAGGCGGAAAACGCATCCCTTTCGCTTTCCGAATTTGACGTATCCGATCTGATCCGGCACATTCTGCATAATTTTGAATCGGAGTTCCGCAAAAAGGGCGTCGCGCTTTCCTTCGAGGGGGAGGAGGAAATCCTCCGCGCCGACCGGGATAAAATCAGCCAGGTCGTCACCAATCTTGTTTCCAACGCGCTCAAATATACCCCGGAGGGCGGACAGGTACGGGTGCGCGTGCGGGCTGCGGAGCACAGTACCGAACTGATCGTCAGCGACAGCGGGAAGGGGATTCCGCCGGAGGACCTGCCGTACATCTTCGAACGGTTTTACAGGGCGGACCGGTCGCGCAACAGGCTGACCGGCGGCCTGGGCCTTGGACTTACGATCACGAAGGCCATTGTGGAAGCCCACCGGGGAACCGTGGAGGTCGTGAGCGAGGTTGACAGGGGAACTACCTTTACAGTCAGCCTGCCGAAATCCGGATAA
- a CDS encoding rhodanese-like domain-containing protein, whose amino-acid sequence MFKTLLRTKTYETVSPKEAKKRLEENPDLLLLDVRTPEEYREIRIPGSRLIPLNELEQGIKKTVPDKSREILVYCLSGARAAAACRRLSAMGYTRVGNMGGIRSWPYQTVSGR is encoded by the coding sequence ATGTTCAAGACATTACTCAGAACAAAAACATATGAGACCGTTTCCCCGAAAGAGGCTAAAAAAAGGCTGGAGGAAAATCCCGATCTTCTTCTGCTTGACGTCAGAACCCCCGAGGAATACAGGGAAATCCGTATTCCGGGAAGCAGGCTGATCCCTCTCAACGAGCTTGAGCAGGGAATCAAGAAGACTGTGCCGGATAAAAGCCGGGAGATTCTGGTTTACTGCCTGAGCGGCGCGCGGGCTGCGGCCGCCTGCAGGCGGCTGTCCGCAATGGGATATACCCGCGTCGGCAATATGGGAGGAATCCGTTCCTGGCCGTATCAGACGGTAAGCGGCCGGTAA
- the pta gene encoding phosphate acetyltransferase, giving the protein MEFIESIIERAKQTKKTIVLPESNDMRTLQAAAEVLEKGIANLILVGDEAKIKEQAGGLDLSKAKFVNPLTSTSREDYIHTFYELRKAKGITPEQAEKIMADNVFWAVMMVKKGDADGMVSGAAHSTADTIRPALQIIKTAPGVKLVSSFFVLSVPDCEYGCEGNFVFADCALNINPNADELSEIAIASAKSFKNMVGAEPKVAMLSFSSYGSGKDELVDKVAEATKLAKEKAPELTLDGELQADAALVPSIGQSKAKGSNVAGQANVLVFPDLNCGNIAYKLVQRLGKAKAFGPVLQGIAKPVNDLSRGCSAQDIVGVVAMTAVQAQS; this is encoded by the coding sequence ATGGAATTTATTGAGAGTATTATTGAGAGAGCGAAACAGACGAAAAAGACCATTGTCCTGCCGGAGAGCAACGATATGAGAACCCTGCAGGCCGCCGCGGAGGTTTTGGAAAAGGGAATCGCCAATTTGATTCTTGTGGGCGACGAAGCGAAGATCAAAGAACAGGCCGGCGGGCTGGACCTTTCAAAAGCAAAGTTTGTAAATCCTCTGACTTCCACCAGCCGCGAGGACTATATTCATACATTTTATGAGCTGAGAAAAGCAAAGGGCATCACTCCGGAGCAGGCGGAGAAAATTATGGCGGACAACGTTTTCTGGGCCGTGATGATGGTGAAAAAAGGCGATGCGGACGGAATGGTTTCCGGCGCGGCGCACTCCACGGCGGATACGATCCGTCCGGCTCTGCAGATCATTAAGACCGCTCCGGGCGTAAAGCTCGTTTCCAGCTTTTTCGTTCTTTCCGTTCCCGACTGCGAATACGGCTGCGAGGGAAACTTTGTTTTCGCGGACTGCGCGCTGAATATTAACCCCAACGCGGACGAGCTTTCCGAAATCGCGATCGCGTCGGCAAAGTCATTCAAAAATATGGTCGGAGCGGAGCCCAAGGTCGCCATGCTGTCCTTCTCTTCTTACGGAAGCGGCAAAGACGAGCTGGTAGACAAAGTGGCGGAAGCGACGAAGCTGGCAAAGGAAAAAGCACCGGAGCTTACGCTCGACGGGGAGCTGCAGGCGGACGCGGCGCTGGTGCCGAGCATCGGCCAGTCCAAGGCGAAGGGAAGCAACGTAGCCGGTCAGGCAAACGTTCTGGTTTTCCCGGACCTGAACTGCGGCAACATCGCGTATAAGCTGGTACAGAGACTGGGGAAGGCGAAAGCGTTCGGCCCGGTACTGCAGGGAATCGCAAAGCCGGTCAACGACCTGTCCAGAGGCTGCTCGGCACAGGATATTGTCGGCGTCGTCGCCATGACGGCGGTACAGGCACAGTCCTGA